In the Victivallis sp. Marseille-Q1083 genome, one interval contains:
- a CDS encoding IS110 family transposase: MTSFVGVDLHRNNFTYCIRVNGEERKIGKCEITELKGFAAMLGPNTAMAVEATGNTFMFCSSLKAHVGRLVVVNPSQFKVISMSTKKTDKHDAKVLAEFLEKDMLPEVRVKDDLQAKISSLTQTREKLVQLRTVLKNKVNNLLAANFIVLKREELSTEKGLLKALSYHFDPITDTEMLVVVEQIRSLNKSIEKLDKAIEDHGSKMDGFDNLKSIKGIGSKGAAILLATIGNIADFRSAKQLAAYIGIVPRVSNSNDTVCHGRITKSGSKIARTALVQCALIAKRYSPYLNAFHESVKSRRGGAKANIALARKFLDIVYRTLKNNWMFENFTQFKLVKN; the protein is encoded by the coding sequence ATGACAAGTTTTGTTGGAGTGGATTTGCACCGGAACAATTTTACTTATTGCATCCGGGTAAATGGGGAAGAACGGAAAATCGGCAAGTGTGAGATTACCGAACTGAAGGGCTTTGCCGCAATGCTCGGTCCGAACACGGCGATGGCGGTGGAGGCGACCGGAAATACGTTCATGTTTTGCAGCTCGCTGAAAGCTCATGTCGGGCGACTGGTGGTGGTGAATCCATCACAGTTCAAAGTCATCAGCATGTCCACCAAAAAGACGGACAAACATGACGCAAAAGTGTTGGCGGAGTTCCTGGAAAAGGATATGCTTCCGGAGGTAAGAGTGAAAGACGATTTGCAGGCGAAAATTTCAAGTCTGACGCAGACCAGGGAAAAACTGGTTCAGTTGCGTACCGTATTGAAAAACAAAGTCAACAATCTGTTAGCAGCTAACTTCATCGTGCTGAAACGGGAAGAACTGTCCACGGAGAAAGGGCTTTTGAAAGCATTGAGTTATCACTTCGACCCGATCACCGACACGGAAATGCTGGTGGTTGTCGAACAGATTCGCAGTCTGAACAAAAGCATTGAAAAACTGGATAAGGCGATTGAGGATCACGGCAGCAAGATGGACGGCTTCGACAACCTGAAATCCATCAAGGGAATCGGCTCGAAAGGTGCGGCGATCCTGTTGGCAACCATCGGCAATATCGCTGATTTCCGATCGGCAAAGCAGTTGGCCGCTTATATCGGAATCGTCCCCAGAGTGAGCAATTCAAATGACACGGTTTGCCACGGAAGAATCACGAAGAGCGGCAGCAAGATCGCCAGAACCGCTTTGGTGCAATGCGCTTTGATCGCCAAACGCTACAGCCCGTATCTCAATGCCTTTCATGAATCGGTAAAAAGTCGGCGGGGAGGTGCGAAAGCCAATATCGCCTTGGCTCGCAAATTCCTCGATATCGTGTATAGAACATTAAAAAACAATTGGATGTTTGAGAATTTTACTCAATTCAAGCTCGTAAAAAATTGA